The following DNA comes from Bacteroidia bacterium.
TTAGAATACAACAAAGAGAAACGAGTAGTTTTTTTACGCCCACGCAAGTTTGGTAAAAGCTTGTGGCTGTCTGTTTTGGAATACTACTACGATACCAATCAAGCACACAAATTTGAACT
Coding sequences within:
- a CDS encoding AAA family ATPase codes for the protein MNRVFFPYGVSNFEEIVREGFVFVDKTLFIEKLEYNKEKRVVFLRPRKFGKSLWLSVLEYYYDTNQAHKFEL